A window from Prochlorococcus marinus str. GP2 encodes these proteins:
- a CDS encoding isoprenyl transferase: MSLEKVIDKKKNDLSKLIDKKKIPEHVAIIMDGNGRWATKKGLPRTFGHNKGVTVLKEIIKSSKKLGCKVLTVYAFSTENWSRPKKEVEFLINLFGEVLRNEIEEIHQESIKIKFIGDLTPFPDSLKTVLNRSEDLTKDNEDFALNVCVNYGGRQEIVKVAKKLAIKSISGEIKPNEVNEELFNSELLTQGIKDPELLIRTSGEKRISNFLLWQLAYSEIYISEVLWPDFNENEFLKAIIDYQSRNRRFGGIESLPNKSFKGSYCSS; this comes from the coding sequence ATGAGTTTGGAAAAAGTAATCGATAAGAAAAAAAACGACTTATCCAAGCTAATAGATAAGAAAAAAATCCCAGAACATGTAGCAATAATTATGGATGGAAACGGGAGATGGGCCACAAAAAAAGGGTTGCCTCGAACGTTTGGACATAACAAAGGAGTAACTGTATTAAAGGAAATTATCAAATCATCAAAGAAATTAGGTTGTAAAGTACTTACTGTTTATGCTTTTTCAACTGAAAATTGGTCGAGACCCAAAAAAGAAGTTGAATTCCTAATAAATCTATTTGGCGAAGTTTTGAGAAATGAAATTGAAGAGATCCATCAAGAATCAATTAAAATAAAATTTATAGGTGATTTAACCCCTTTCCCAGATTCTTTAAAAACAGTACTTAATAGGTCTGAAGATCTCACTAAAGATAATGAAGATTTTGCATTAAATGTTTGTGTAAATTATGGTGGTAGACAAGAAATAGTAAAAGTTGCTAAAAAGTTAGCAATAAAATCTATTTCTGGCGAGATAAAGCCCAATGAAGTTAATGAAGAATTATTTAATTCAGAACTCCTAACCCAGGGGATCAAGGACCCTGAATTATTGATTAGAACTAGCGGAGAAAAAAGAATAAGTAATTTTCTTTTATGGCAATTAGCTTATTCTGAAATTTATATATCTGAAGTCCTATGGCCTGATTTTAATGAGAACGAATTTCTTAAAGCAATAATTGATTACCAATCAAGAAATCGACGTTTCGGCGGTATAGAATCATTACCAAATAAATCTTTTAAAGGTTCTTACTGCTCTTCCTAA
- the rimI gene encoding ribosomal protein S18-alanine N-acetyltransferase, with amino-acid sequence MILSIRKLNEKDIDSCYDLDSNTISLWSKKQWANEFKKGGIKVFGLILSNLVIGICVFHVVLDEAQINYFVIDKKYREKGFGSYLMDFLIKQCEKLNIKKLFLEVSNTNFTAEKFYSRFDFSTVGIRRNYYKDGSDALLKEKKLTTK; translated from the coding sequence ATGATTTTATCTATTAGGAAGTTAAATGAAAAAGATATTGATTCATGTTATGACTTAGATTCAAATACGATTTCGTTATGGAGTAAAAAGCAATGGGCTAATGAATTTAAAAAAGGAGGTATAAAAGTCTTTGGGTTGATACTCTCAAATTTAGTTATAGGAATCTGCGTTTTTCATGTGGTGCTTGATGAGGCTCAAATAAATTATTTTGTTATAGACAAAAAATATAGGGAAAAAGGTTTTGGATCTTACCTTATGGATTTTTTAATAAAACAATGTGAAAAATTAAATATAAAAAAATTATTTTTAGAAGTCTCCAATACTAATTTCACAGCTGAGAAATTTTATAGTCGTTTTGATTTTTCTACTGTAGGTATTAGAAGAAATTATTATAAAGACGGTTCAGATGCTCTCTTAAAAGAAAAAAAATTGACAACTAAATAA
- a CDS encoding ATP-dependent Clp protease ATP-binding subunit, which produces MFERFTEKAIKVIMLAQEEARRLGHNFVGTEQILLGLIGEGTGVAAKVLKSLGVNLKDSRIEVEKIIGRGSGFVAVEIPFTPRAKRVLELSLEEARQLGHNYIGTEHLLLGLIREGEGVAARVLENLSVDLTKVRTQVIRMLGETAEVGSGANSSKGNLKTATLDEFGTNLTKLASESKLDPVVGRYEEIDRVVQILGRRTKNNPVLIGEPGVGKTAIAEGLAQRIQLGDIPDILEDKRVLTLDIGLLVAGTKYRGEFEERLKKIMEEIKSAGNVILVIDEVHTLIGAGAAEGAIDAANILKPALARGELQCIGATTLDEYRKHIERDAALERRFQPVMVGEPSIEDTIEILKGLRERYEQHHRLKITDDALEAAAHLGDRYISDRYLPDKAIDLIDEAGSRVRLINSKLPPEAKEIDKELRQIQKQKEESVRDQNFDQAGQLREKEMELSAKIKEVLENKKESVTEDESNTDINLAKSDSKLLQNPMVNEEDVAHIVASWTGVPVQKLTETESVKLLNMEETLHQRLIGQDEAVKAVSRAIRRARVGLKNPNRPIASFIFSGPTGVGKTELTKSLASYFFGSEEAMIRLDMSEFMERHTVSKLIGSPPGYVGFNEGGQLTEAVRRRPYTVVLFDEVEKAHPDVFNLLLQLLEDGRLTDSKGRTVDFKNTLLIMTSNIGSKVIEKGGGGLGFEFSGDSVEDSQYNRIKSLVNEELKQYFRPEFLNRLDEIIVFRQLSKNEVKEIAEIMLQEVFARLQDKGIKLSVTDAFKERLVEEGYNPSYGARPLRRAVMRLLEDSLAEEVLSGRIKDGDKALVDIDDNKKVTINISPEESPQELASANF; this is translated from the coding sequence ATGTTTGAAAGATTTACCGAAAAGGCTATTAAAGTCATTATGCTTGCCCAAGAGGAAGCTAGAAGACTTGGTCATAATTTCGTCGGAACAGAACAAATTTTATTAGGACTAATCGGCGAGGGTACAGGTGTCGCAGCAAAGGTTCTTAAATCATTAGGTGTAAATTTAAAAGATTCAAGGATAGAGGTTGAAAAAATAATTGGCAGAGGTTCAGGTTTTGTAGCTGTAGAGATACCTTTTACACCTAGGGCGAAAAGAGTCTTAGAATTATCACTTGAAGAAGCTCGTCAATTAGGTCACAATTATATAGGAACTGAACATTTATTATTAGGATTAATAAGAGAAGGTGAAGGAGTAGCTGCTAGAGTTTTGGAGAATCTTAGTGTTGACCTTACAAAAGTAAGAACTCAAGTGATAAGAATGCTTGGCGAAACAGCTGAAGTTGGTAGTGGTGCTAATTCAAGTAAGGGAAATTTAAAAACTGCTACTCTCGATGAATTTGGAACAAATCTAACAAAACTTGCTAGCGAATCAAAACTAGACCCTGTTGTTGGTCGTTATGAAGAGATAGATCGGGTAGTTCAAATCTTGGGTAGAAGGACTAAAAATAACCCTGTTCTTATTGGAGAACCAGGCGTAGGTAAAACAGCTATTGCAGAAGGTTTAGCTCAAAGAATCCAGCTTGGGGATATTCCCGATATTCTTGAAGACAAAAGAGTTTTAACTCTTGATATTGGGCTTCTAGTCGCTGGAACAAAATATAGAGGAGAATTCGAAGAAAGATTAAAAAAGATTATGGAAGAAATTAAATCTGCAGGTAATGTAATACTTGTTATAGATGAAGTCCATACTCTAATTGGTGCTGGAGCTGCAGAAGGAGCTATAGATGCAGCAAATATCCTTAAGCCAGCATTAGCACGAGGTGAACTCCAATGCATTGGAGCTACAACACTCGATGAATATAGAAAACATATTGAAAGAGATGCTGCTCTCGAGAGAAGGTTTCAACCAGTAATGGTTGGTGAACCATCTATTGAAGATACAATCGAAATATTAAAAGGTCTTCGAGAACGTTATGAACAGCATCATCGCCTTAAAATTACTGATGATGCTCTAGAGGCTGCAGCTCACTTAGGCGATCGATATATATCTGATAGGTACTTACCCGATAAGGCTATAGACCTTATTGATGAAGCAGGTAGTAGAGTTCGTTTAATTAACTCTAAACTTCCACCTGAAGCGAAAGAAATAGATAAAGAACTAAGACAAATTCAAAAACAAAAGGAAGAATCTGTAAGGGATCAAAACTTTGATCAAGCCGGTCAACTAAGAGAAAAAGAGATGGAATTGTCTGCCAAAATCAAAGAGGTACTTGAAAATAAAAAAGAATCTGTAACTGAAGATGAATCCAATACCGATATTAACTTAGCAAAAAGTGATTCAAAACTTTTGCAAAACCCTATGGTTAATGAAGAGGATGTAGCACATATTGTTGCATCTTGGACCGGTGTACCCGTTCAAAAATTAACTGAAACCGAATCAGTTAAACTCTTAAATATGGAGGAAACACTTCACCAAAGGTTAATTGGACAGGATGAAGCTGTAAAAGCTGTTTCTAGAGCTATTAGAAGAGCAAGAGTTGGTTTAAAAAATCCTAATAGACCTATCGCAAGTTTTATTTTTTCAGGTCCCACTGGTGTAGGTAAAACTGAATTAACTAAATCACTAGCCTCATATTTCTTTGGTAGCGAAGAAGCAATGATTAGATTAGATATGTCTGAATTTATGGAAAGACATACAGTAAGTAAACTTATAGGTTCTCCTCCAGGGTATGTTGGTTTTAATGAAGGTGGTCAACTTACAGAGGCAGTCAGGAGAAGACCTTATACAGTTGTATTATTTGATGAGGTAGAGAAAGCTCATCCAGATGTATTTAATTTATTATTGCAACTTCTTGAAGACGGCAGATTAACAGATTCCAAAGGTAGAACTGTCGACTTTAAAAATACTTTGCTAATAATGACTTCTAATATTGGTTCAAAAGTAATTGAAAAAGGTGGAGGAGGTCTAGGATTTGAGTTCTCTGGTGATTCTGTTGAAGATAGTCAATACAATAGAATCAAATCATTAGTTAATGAAGAATTAAAGCAATATTTTAGACCTGAATTTTTAAATAGACTTGATGAAATAATTGTATTCAGGCAATTATCTAAAAATGAGGTTAAAGAAATTGCTGAAATTATGTTGCAAGAGGTTTTTGCAAGATTACAGGATAAAGGTATTAAATTAAGCGTAACTGATGCTTTCAAGGAAAGACTAGTTGAAGAAGGATATAATCCTTCTTATGGAGCAAGACCACTTAGGAGGGCTGTAATGCGCCTTTTAGAGGATAGTTTGGCTGAAGAAGTTCTTTCTGGAAGAATAAAGGATGGAGATAAGGCTTTAGTTGATATAGATGATAATAAAAAAGTTACGATTAACATCTCTCCTGAAGAATCTCCTCAAGAATTAGCAAGTGCTAACTTTTAA
- the lysA gene encoding diaminopimelate decarboxylase, with product MEEKNSFLKEKIDLKSPNKNIVPITTSIGSDGILSVGGCSIEELVKKYDSPLYILDEITLRKSCKAYKEALEKHYPGKSLPIYASKANSSIFMSNLISSEGFGLDAVSEGELLTALQGGVPNEKIVFHGNNKSDKEIEFAVINNIKVIVDNDYDLERLEKLSNSFNRDLEIMIRFTPGIECHTHEYIRTGSFDSKFGFGIEYLSTLFARISNTKHLKLKGLHAHIGSQIFELDPHNDLGEIMVDVILEAKKFGHVINKLNVGGGLGIKYTENDDPPSIEDWVKTISNSVVKSCKKHNIDLPLLMCEPGRSIVSTAGITIYKIGAFKKIPGVRTYLSVDGGMSDNPRPITYQSNYSACLVSNPFNKDSKNKYTIAGKHCESGDVLFKEIELADCKTGDLICVFGTGAYNNSMSSNYNRIPRPAALLVCNGEAEIIQKRESPSDLLKYDVLPDRFIKQN from the coding sequence ATGGAAGAAAAAAATTCCTTTTTAAAAGAAAAAATTGACCTCAAAAGTCCTAATAAAAATATCGTACCCATCACTACTTCTATAGGAAGTGATGGAATATTATCCGTTGGTGGATGTTCTATTGAAGAGTTAGTTAAAAAATATGATTCTCCACTTTATATTTTGGATGAAATCACCTTAAGAAAATCTTGTAAAGCGTACAAAGAAGCATTAGAGAAACATTACCCAGGGAAATCTCTACCTATATATGCCTCCAAGGCAAATAGTTCAATCTTTATGAGTAACCTTATTTCCTCAGAAGGATTTGGACTAGATGCAGTCTCCGAAGGAGAACTATTAACTGCTCTCCAAGGTGGGGTTCCAAATGAGAAAATTGTTTTTCATGGGAATAATAAATCAGACAAAGAAATAGAATTTGCAGTTATAAATAATATTAAAGTTATTGTTGATAATGATTATGACTTAGAAAGATTAGAAAAACTCTCAAATTCATTTAATCGAGATTTAGAAATAATGATTCGCTTTACTCCTGGGATAGAGTGCCACACTCATGAATATATAAGAACAGGATCATTTGATAGCAAATTTGGTTTCGGAATTGAATATCTAAGTACTTTATTTGCCAGGATTAGTAATACTAAACATTTAAAATTAAAAGGATTACATGCGCATATTGGTTCTCAGATTTTTGAACTAGACCCTCATAATGATCTTGGAGAAATAATGGTAGATGTAATTTTAGAAGCCAAAAAATTTGGCCATGTCATTAATAAACTAAATGTTGGAGGCGGTTTAGGCATTAAATATACAGAAAATGACGACCCCCCTTCTATTGAAGATTGGGTTAAAACAATTTCCAATTCAGTAGTTAAATCTTGTAAAAAACATAATATAGATTTACCTCTATTAATGTGTGAACCGGGAAGATCTATTGTCTCTACAGCAGGCATAACAATTTACAAAATTGGGGCTTTTAAAAAAATTCCAGGGGTTAGGACTTATTTATCTGTCGATGGAGGGATGAGTGATAATCCAAGACCAATAACGTATCAATCAAATTATTCTGCATGTTTAGTAAGTAATCCCTTTAATAAAGATTCTAAAAACAAATATACTATTGCTGGAAAACACTGCGAATCTGGAGATGTTTTATTTAAAGAGATAGAATTAGCAGATTGCAAAACAGGAGATCTTATTTGTGTTTTTGGTACTGGTGCATATAACAATTCAATGAGTTCCAATTACAATAGGATTCCAAGGCCAGCAGCTCTCTTGGTTTGTAATGGTGAAGCAGAGATTATTCAGAAAAGAGAAAGTCCATCTGATCTTTTAAAATATGATGTTTTACCTGATCGCTTTATTAAACAAAATTAG
- the lipA gene encoding lipoyl synthase, protein MRDNNLIKKEKILRLPSWIKFPISKASEFEKIQTLIKKSNIHTICEEARCPNRAECYASGTATFLLGGSICSRSCAFCQVNKGRPSSINIDEFTQVAEAVKVLNLKYVVLTSVARDDLPDHGANLFISTIDEIRKIDSTIKIEVLTPDLWGGGKNLDETNNLQIERLKMILEKDPICFNHNLETVERLQKEVRRGANYKKSLRLLKKAKDIAPHIQTKSGIMLGLGETLDEIKNTIYDLKKIDCDQITIGQYLRPSFDHLAVKKYWDPSEFEYLYRFSKELGFKRVSSGPLVRSSYHAG, encoded by the coding sequence ATGAGAGACAATAATCTTATCAAGAAAGAAAAAATCTTAAGACTTCCTTCTTGGATTAAATTTCCTATCAGTAAAGCTTCCGAATTCGAAAAAATACAAACACTCATCAAAAAATCAAATATTCATACTATTTGTGAAGAAGCAAGATGCCCAAATAGAGCAGAATGTTATGCCTCAGGAACAGCCACCTTCTTACTGGGTGGATCGATATGTTCTCGTTCATGTGCTTTTTGTCAGGTAAATAAAGGTAGACCTAGTTCTATCAATATTGATGAATTTACTCAAGTAGCTGAAGCTGTGAAAGTACTAAATTTGAAATATGTTGTTTTGACATCTGTAGCTAGAGACGATCTCCCTGATCATGGTGCAAATTTATTTATTTCTACAATTGATGAGATTAGAAAAATTGATTCAACAATTAAAATTGAAGTTTTAACTCCTGATTTATGGGGTGGAGGCAAAAATCTTGATGAAACAAATAACCTTCAGATAGAGAGATTGAAGATGATTTTAGAAAAAGATCCAATATGCTTTAACCATAATCTTGAAACTGTTGAAAGACTGCAAAAAGAAGTTAGGAGGGGTGCAAATTACAAAAAATCCCTTAGGTTACTAAAAAAGGCAAAGGATATTGCTCCTCATATTCAAACTAAATCAGGAATTATGTTAGGACTTGGGGAAACATTGGATGAAATAAAAAATACAATTTATGATCTTAAAAAAATAGATTGTGATCAAATTACAATTGGCCAATATTTAAGGCCCTCATTCGATCATTTGGCAGTTAAGAAATATTGGGATCCATCAGAGTTTGAATATTTATATCGCTTCTCTAAGGAATTAGGATTCAAAAGAGTATCTTCTGGCCCTTTAGTTAGAAGTAGTTATCACGCGGGTTAA
- the recR gene encoding recombination mediator RecR, with the protein MITYTKPLSKLIGHFEKFPGIGPRTAQRLALFILKQPESTIRDFSKALLEAHSNVGRCKKCFNLTSEDECEICRNTERNQKLICVVAETKDLLALERAREFKGVYHVIGGLISPMDSVGPELLEIRSLVERVSKSEIDEIILALTPSVEGDTTSLYIGKLLAPFTKVTRIAYGLPMGSELEYVDEVTLARALEGRTKLN; encoded by the coding sequence TTGATTACTTATACCAAACCACTTTCAAAATTAATCGGTCATTTTGAGAAATTCCCAGGGATTGGTCCAAGAACAGCGCAACGATTAGCCCTGTTTATTTTAAAACAACCTGAAAGCACAATAAGGGATTTTTCAAAGGCTCTCTTAGAAGCACATAGTAATGTTGGCCGTTGCAAAAAATGTTTCAATTTGACTTCAGAAGATGAATGCGAAATTTGTAGAAATACTGAAAGAAATCAAAAATTAATCTGTGTAGTAGCAGAAACTAAAGATTTGCTTGCTTTGGAGCGCGCCAGAGAATTTAAAGGTGTTTACCATGTTATTGGTGGTTTAATATCCCCAATGGATTCTGTTGGCCCCGAACTCTTAGAAATAAGAAGCTTGGTAGAAAGAGTTAGTAAGTCTGAAATAGATGAGATCATATTGGCATTGACCCCAAGTGTTGAGGGAGATACAACAAGTCTTTATATTGGGAAATTGTTAGCCCCTTTTACTAAAGTTACGAGGATTGCATATGGGCTCCCAATGGGCAGTGAACTTGAATATGTGGATGAAGTTACACTCGCAAGGGCCTTAGAAGGCAGAACAAAACTAAATTAG
- a CDS encoding rhodanese-related sulfurtransferase, with protein MKGKNYKIVSLYSFFPFQENLIFDLKKKLLEIENENDLSGLLIFASEGINGTICADEDLIDIVINLLNKYTDNRNLNIKVNFSKKKVFKKLKIKIKKEIVTMGIDEINPAQDNGTYIDKANWNELIKNQNTIVIDTRNHYEVSIGTFQNSINPNTRNFSEFPRWVDDHLDSHLENKDSANIAMFCTGGIRCEKATSLLKKKGYKNIYHLKGGILQYLDDISEEENLFEGECFVFDKRVALDQQLEKGSYSICHACGMPVSIQDQKRKEYREGIQCHLCIDQFSDDDRKRFEERQKQIDRSKVENNKIYKD; from the coding sequence ATGAAAGGCAAAAATTATAAAATAGTTTCACTTTATTCTTTCTTCCCATTTCAAGAAAACTTAATTTTTGATCTCAAAAAAAAATTATTAGAAATCGAAAATGAAAACGATCTTTCAGGTTTATTAATTTTTGCTAGTGAGGGTATTAATGGAACTATTTGTGCTGATGAAGATCTAATCGATATTGTTATCAACTTACTTAACAAATATACAGATAATAGAAATTTGAATATAAAAGTAAACTTTTCAAAAAAGAAAGTCTTCAAAAAATTAAAAATAAAAATCAAGAAAGAAATAGTTACCATGGGTATTGATGAAATAAACCCTGCACAAGATAATGGTACTTATATTGACAAAGCTAATTGGAATGAGTTAATTAAAAACCAAAATACAATAGTCATTGATACTAGAAATCATTATGAGGTTTCTATAGGAACATTTCAGAATTCCATAAACCCAAATACGAGAAATTTTAGCGAATTCCCCAGATGGGTAGATGATCATTTAGATAGTCATTTAGAAAATAAAGATTCTGCAAATATAGCAATGTTTTGTACCGGAGGTATCAGATGTGAAAAAGCTACAAGTTTGCTGAAAAAAAAAGGTTATAAAAATATTTATCACCTAAAAGGGGGCATCCTTCAATACCTTGATGATATATCAGAAGAAGAAAACTTATTTGAAGGTGAATGTTTTGTTTTTGATAAAAGAGTTGCTTTAGATCAACAATTAGAAAAAGGCTCCTACTCCATTTGTCATGCATGTGGAATGCCAGTTTCAATTCAAGATCAAAAAAGAAAAGAATATAGAGAAGGTATTCAATGTCATTTATGCATAGATCAATTCAGTGATGACGATAGGAAAAGGTTTGAAGAAAGACAAAAACAAATCGATAGATCAAAAGTGGAAAATAATAAAATCTATAAGGACTAA
- the psbP gene encoding photosystem II reaction center PsbP, producing MKNIKFNPFKYLLLVFLCLTLSACSGGLNAGLEAYQSPDGRYAFLYPTGWTRVKVDGGPEIIYHDLINSNETLSLVISDVNKEVQLEQLGSPSEVGQTLIDKVIAPEGSGREVKLINANKREASNHIFYDLEYELNLNEQARHELATVVIDRGTLYTFAVGTNEERWNKVDGMFSNVIESFNFLI from the coding sequence ATGAAAAATATTAAATTTAACCCTTTCAAATATTTATTATTGGTTTTTTTGTGCTTAACACTGAGTGCTTGTAGTGGCGGACTGAATGCGGGATTAGAAGCTTATCAAAGTCCAGATGGTAGATATGCCTTTTTGTATCCAACAGGATGGACTAGAGTAAAAGTCGATGGAGGACCTGAAATTATTTATCATGATTTAATAAATAGTAATGAGACCTTAAGTTTAGTTATTTCTGATGTCAATAAAGAGGTTCAATTAGAGCAATTAGGTAGCCCAAGTGAAGTAGGTCAAACATTAATTGATAAAGTCATTGCTCCCGAAGGTTCAGGTAGAGAGGTAAAACTTATAAATGCCAATAAGAGGGAGGCATCCAATCATATTTTCTATGATTTAGAGTATGAATTAAATTTAAATGAACAGGCAAGACATGAATTAGCTACTGTCGTAATTGATAGAGGAACACTTTACACTTTCGCTGTGGGAACAAATGAAGAAAGGTGGAATAAAGTTGACGGTATGTTTAGTAACGTAATTGAATCATTTAACTTCTTAATATAG
- the bioB gene encoding biotin synthase BioB — MIKSKINMSSEIRFDWQKEEISEILKMPLIDLMWESQKIHREFNVYSVQLASLYSVKTGGCQEDCSYCSQSIYSASQIKSHPQFEVKEVLERAKIAKKEGADRFCMGWAWREIRDGESFNSMLKMVKGVRDLGMEACVTAGMLTEEQASRLAEAGLTAYNHNLDTSPEHYKNIITTRTYQDRLDTIKRVRNAGINVCCGGIIGLGETNGDRASLLEVLSNMNPHPESVPINSLVAIEGTGLENNKAIDSIEMIRMIATARILMPKSKIRLSAGREKLSKEAQILCFQCGANSIFYGDELLTTSNPSFQSDRKLLQEVGVSFNKNFETCEKTLSSL, encoded by the coding sequence ATGATTAAATCGAAGATTAATATGTCTAGCGAAATTAGATTTGATTGGCAAAAAGAAGAAATTTCGGAAATATTAAAAATGCCTTTGATAGATCTAATGTGGGAATCGCAAAAAATTCACAGAGAATTCAATGTTTATAGTGTACAACTTGCATCACTTTATAGTGTGAAAACTGGCGGTTGCCAAGAAGATTGCTCATACTGCAGCCAATCGATTTATAGTGCCAGCCAAATCAAAAGTCATCCACAATTTGAAGTCAAAGAAGTTCTAGAAAGAGCTAAAATCGCAAAAAAAGAGGGCGCTGATAGATTCTGCATGGGGTGGGCTTGGAGAGAAATCAGAGACGGGGAATCATTTAACTCAATGTTGAAGATGGTCAAAGGGGTAAGAGACCTTGGAATGGAAGCATGCGTAACTGCAGGAATGCTAACTGAAGAACAGGCATCTAGACTAGCTGAAGCTGGTTTAACAGCCTACAATCACAACCTTGATACTAGCCCTGAACATTATAAAAATATTATTACCACTAGAACTTATCAAGACAGATTAGATACCATCAAAAGAGTAAGAAATGCAGGAATAAATGTTTGTTGTGGAGGAATAATAGGTTTGGGTGAAACCAATGGAGATAGAGCATCTCTTTTAGAAGTGCTGTCGAACATGAATCCACACCCTGAAAGTGTTCCTATAAATTCATTAGTTGCTATAGAAGGTACTGGTTTAGAAAATAATAAAGCGATTGATTCTATTGAGATGATAAGAATGATAGCTACAGCCAGAATTCTTATGCCTAAAAGTAAAATAAGATTAAGTGCAGGAAGAGAAAAGCTCTCAAAAGAAGCTCAAATTTTATGTTTTCAATGCGGTGCAAATTCAATTTTTTACGGAGATGAGTTACTCACAACTTCAAATCCATCTTTTCAATCGGACAGAAAACTTCTTCAAGAAGTTGGAGTATCATTTAATAAAAATTTTGAAACTTGTGAGAAAACATTATCCTCTTTATGA
- the cdaA gene encoding diadenylate cyclase CdaA: MNFWGIINLKLLLDVLFAIGFGLLLFSRVKEQRTLWLLRGYLFLVSTAWFIQRFAYLPLTSKLIDAVVLACSLSLAILWQGELRRLMELLGTGRLAVLLGNQPKEFRATSTTITQLVDTAGKLSQNRRGALIVVDLGSDLRPEDFLYSGTNIEAQLSTDLLINLFATDTPLHDGAVLVKGNKIISAGVILPLSRQGISRYGTRHLAALGITERFDRCICIVVSEETGTLSLASQGKIERPITSSRLQELLVNSIGNKNSMVTNKSSLNKTAPSQEINSSDNIISGINKKESNKSEGLINRKD; the protein is encoded by the coding sequence GTGAATTTCTGGGGGATTATAAATTTAAAGCTTTTATTGGATGTCTTATTTGCTATCGGTTTCGGACTTTTATTATTTTCTAGAGTAAAAGAACAAAGAACACTCTGGCTTTTAAGGGGATATTTATTTTTAGTTTCAACTGCATGGTTTATTCAAAGATTTGCATATCTCCCTTTAACGTCAAAATTAATTGATGCTGTAGTTCTTGCTTGCTCGCTATCCTTAGCGATCCTTTGGCAAGGGGAACTAAGAAGATTAATGGAATTATTAGGCACTGGGAGGTTAGCTGTATTACTAGGGAATCAACCAAAGGAATTTAGAGCAACATCAACAACTATTACTCAATTAGTTGATACTGCAGGTAAACTATCTCAAAATAGGAGAGGTGCTTTAATCGTTGTTGATTTAGGAAGTGATTTAAGGCCAGAAGATTTTTTATATTCAGGTACAAATATTGAAGCACAATTATCAACTGACCTTTTAATAAATCTTTTTGCAACAGATACTCCATTACATGATGGAGCAGTTCTTGTAAAAGGTAACAAAATAATATCCGCTGGTGTAATACTTCCTCTCTCGAGGCAAGGAATTAGTAGATATGGCACAAGACACTTAGCTGCATTAGGAATCACAGAAAGATTTGATAGATGTATTTGCATTGTTGTTTCTGAAGAGACAGGTACGTTATCATTAGCGAGCCAGGGAAAAATTGAGAGGCCAATTACAAGCAGCAGGTTACAAGAATTGCTTGTAAATTCAATCGGAAATAAAAACTCTATGGTAACAAATAAATCATCTTTAAATAAAACTGCTCCATCCCAAGAGATAAACTCAAGTGATAATATTATCAGTGGTATCAATAAAAAAGAGTCTAATAAATCAGAAGGCTTAATTAACAGAAAGGACTGA